In one Bacillus mesophilus genomic region, the following are encoded:
- a CDS encoding 1,4-dihydroxy-2-naphthoate polyprenyltransferase — MQTEVNQNANYHPKRHNWRVWWTLTRPHTLTAAFVPVFIGTALALPYTSINVPMFIMMLLACLIIQAATNMINEYYDFKRGLDHEGSVGIGGAIVREGVKPQTVLRLAFILFGVAALIGIYICIQSSWWLAVIGTICMAAGYFYTGGPVPIAYTPFGEAVAGLFMGNIIILLSYFVQAGTITLESVLISMPISILVGAILLANNIRDLDGDQENGRRTLAIIVGRKNAIKVLAGMFIVSYLWVIVLILLNIASPWLLLVLLSIPKPVQATKGFIGKTIPIQMMPAMKATAQTNTIFGLLVSIGLILAYIL, encoded by the coding sequence AACTGAAGTAAATCAAAATGCAAATTACCACCCAAAGAGACATAATTGGCGAGTATGGTGGACTTTAACTAGACCGCATACACTTACAGCTGCGTTTGTACCTGTTTTTATAGGAACAGCATTAGCTTTGCCATACACATCTATTAACGTACCTATGTTTATTATGATGTTGCTTGCTTGCCTAATTATTCAGGCAGCTACAAATATGATAAATGAGTATTACGACTTTAAACGTGGTTTAGATCACGAAGGTTCAGTTGGAATTGGTGGTGCGATTGTCCGAGAAGGCGTTAAACCACAAACAGTCCTAAGGTTAGCCTTCATCCTATTTGGAGTTGCTGCCTTAATTGGAATTTATATCTGTATCCAAAGTAGCTGGTGGTTAGCTGTAATTGGAACGATATGCATGGCCGCAGGTTATTTCTACACAGGTGGTCCAGTGCCGATTGCATATACACCATTTGGGGAAGCTGTTGCTGGATTATTCATGGGTAATATCATCATTCTGTTATCTTATTTTGTCCAAGCTGGCACCATTACACTAGAGAGCGTATTAATATCAATGCCCATTTCCATCTTAGTTGGTGCTATACTCTTGGCGAATAACATTAGAGATTTAGATGGCGATCAAGAAAATGGACGCAGAACATTAGCGATTATTGTGGGTCGTAAAAATGCGATTAAAGTACTTGCAGGAATGTTTATTGTTTCCTATTTATGGGTGATTGTCCTGATTCTTTTAAATATTGCTTCTCCTTGGCTCTTGCTTGTATTATTAAGCATCCCTAAGCCAGTTCAAGCAACAAAAGGATTTATTGGGAAAACCATTCCTATTCAGATGATGCCTGCAATGAAAGCTACTGCTCAAACAAATACAATATTTGGATTATTAGTATCAATTGGATTAATACTAGCGTACATTTTGTAA